The sequence ACCCGGGACAACCGGCTGGGGGACGACCAACCGGCCGGAAACCACAGCCCCAGCCGGCAGGACCCCGCACCACGAACGAAACAGCACCGGCGCCGGTGGTCGAACCGGTGCCGGTGCCGGTGCCGGTGGCCAAGCCGACGAAGACCTCCCCCACACGGCAACCCGACAACACCACAGGCCCTCGCCGAGCACCCCGGCAGGAGTCAGGGAGCAGCCCGGGGCGGCGAGTCAAGGCACCCGCCCCCGCACACGCCGGCCGACACCGCGTCAGCCCCGTCGGCGCGATCTCCGGGACCGGCCGGCCGACGAAGCGGCAGCGGCAGGAGGAGGGCCGGACCGCGCCGGGCCTCCCCGGGACGCCGAAGCAGAGAGGAGCAACGGCGGCTCACGGGAGGGGCGTTCACCGGCTCACTGCTCCAGAGCGCGAACGGACTCCTCGGCAGCGGCCGCTCCGCGCGGATGCATGATCCGCTCGTAACCCCGCACCGCCGCGTCGAGACCGGAGCCTTCCGCCACCGCACCGGCGACAGCCGTGGCGAGATCGGCCGCGTCGATGAGAGCGAGGTTCGCGCCCTGACCCGCCGGAGGCATGAGATGGGCCGCATCACCGAGCAGAGTGACACCCGCAGTGTGCTGCCAGGTGTGGGGACAGGGCAGACGGTAGACGGGCCGGCTCACGAACGGCCCCTCACTCTCACGCAGCACACGGAGCAGATCCTCGTGCCAGCCCGCGAACACCGCCAGGAAATGAACACGAACGGCCTCGGTGTCCGCCAGATCGACACCCACCCGCTCAGCCCAGTCCAGCGGGCACCTGAGACCGATCCAGACACGGACACTCCCGTCACCACCCCGCTGACCGATAAGCAGACGGGTGGGATCACTTGCCTCGGTGGCGAGCATCATGCCGTTGCCGACCATCCCGGCCAACACCGGATACCGCCTGTCCACATCGGTGAACCAGGTCTCGACCAAAGTACTGCCCGTATAGAACGGAACAGCCCCGGACACGACAGCACGCACCCTCGACCACGCACCATCAGCCCCGACGACAAGGTCATAGTCCTCCACGGCCCCGTCACCGAGCACAAGCCGCGCCCGCCCACCGGCAACCAGCCCCACCCGCCGGACCGGAGTACCCCACCGCACACCGTCCGCCCCAAGGCCATCGAGCAGCAGATCACGCAGGACCGCCCGGTCGATCTCCGGACGCGCCGGCTCCCCCGTACCGTCCTCGTGGGCGACCAGAGTGCCCGCATGATCGTACTCGCGCATCTCCTGCCCCTCGGGACGGGACAGGTCCAGAAAAGCGTCGTACACACCCGCAGTACGCAAAGCCGCCTGCCCGGTGTCCTCATGCAGATCCAGGCTCCCGCCCTGACCACGATGGCCAGCACCGGCATCACGCTCGAACACGGTGGCACGGATGCCGTGACGACGCAGCACCACAGCACACAACAGACCGCCCAAACCTGCGCCGACGATCGCGATACGAGGGGTGGGATTCGACATGACAGAAAGTCCTTTCGACGAGAGGAAGCCCGCGGATACGGGCGCTTATGCGCTGGCGACTGGTTGGCGGGCAACGCCGGCCCCGGCGCGAAACAGCAGCGCGGCAGCAGCACAGCGGCAACAACGATCAGGAGGAAGCCGAGGGTGTACGGGGTGGCGTGGCCCCGTGCTCGCATGCAGCCGACCGGCGAGCAGCGGCGCGGCCATCTGGATCGCAGAGCCGACCGAGGAGATCCCGCCGGCCAGCCGCCCCTGTTCGTCCGCGCCGACCGCATTCGACATCAGCCCGTCCAGCGCCACGTCACGGCACCCTGACCAGAGACGAACAACAAGGCAGCCACGGCCAGGAGTTGGGGTGCGTCGAGACAGAGCCGGGACCCAGCCGACGCCGTCCTCGCCGAGCACGCAGAGGTTGTCGACGTAGAAGCAGAACGGGACGGCGATCAGCGCGGTCGTGCAGACCGGCGCGTCCAGGCTGATCCCGGACAGGACGCAGCCGATCGCGGGGCCGATCGCCATGCCGACTCCGGCCAGGGACCGCACCGAGCAGGCCGTAGCACTTGGTGCGGTCCCTGGCCGGGGTGATGTCAGCGACGCGGGCGAAGACCGCCGGCATGTCGCCCGCCGCGCGACCCTGCACCGCCCGCGCGGCGACCAGGACCCACAGCGCGCCGCCGACACAGAGCAGCGCGCAGCCGGCTGCGGCACCGAACGCGCCGCTGACCAGCATCGGGCGCCGCCCGAGCCGGCCGGACAGAGCGCCGAGCGGCAGCGCCACCAGGAAGGCGCAGTGCGCGTTCACCCACTCCAGCACACCGACCCACAAGGCCGGTGAGCCCTCGTGGACGTACTCGAATGTGACGAACGGCAGGGCCGGGAACACCACGGTCGTCCCGGGCGAGTCCAGCAGCGTCAGACAGACGACCACCGCCGCCGACGCCCGGCGCGGAGGAGACGTGCGAGAGCCCCTGGCGAGGGCGAGTTCGAGCGTGTCCTGCACGGCGTCCTCCCGCACGGCGATGGGCTGGGGGCGACGCCTCCAGAAGCATTTTCCAGAACGAGACTATAAACAGAACTGTTCTGACTTTACAACTGGTATGGTTCTCGCCATGGGGACGAACGACCAGCTCGGCGGCCGTCGCGAGCGCAAGAAGGCACAGACCCGCAAGCTGATCGCGGACACGGCCCTGCGGCTGTTCCTCGAACGCGGCTACGACAACGTCGGCGTACGCGAGGTCGCCCAGGAGGCAGACCTCGCCACCGCGACCCTGTTCGCCCACTTCCCGTCCAAAGAAGCCCTCGTCTTCGACCAGGACGACGAGCAGGAGCAGATGCTCCTCGCCGCCGTCCGCGAGCGCCCCAGCGGCGTCTCCATCCCCGAGGCGCTGCGCCGCTGGCTCCTGCGGATGGCCGAAACAGCGCGCACGGAACCCGCACTGGTCCAGTTCCACGCGCTGATCGAGAGCGCCCCCGCCCTGCGGGACTACTCGGCCAAGATGTGGCTGCGCCACGAACAGGCCCTCGCCGACGTCATCGCCGCCGAGATCGGCCTGCACTCCCCCGACACCGCGTGCGGCCTCGTCGCCCGCACCGCCCTGGGAATCATCCCCTCCATCCGCTCACTCGACGACGCCGAACAGATCATCGACGTCACATTCCGGTTCATCGAAGCCGGCTGGGCGGCAACCGCCCAGCCCGCCTCCACATAGCGGTCGCCCGCTCCGCCCACGCACGCTTCTCCGAGACCCGCAGGGACAGGGACGAACACGGCGGCGACGGCGGCACCCCACAGCAGTGCATGGACGGCCGGCGCCAGAACAGGCAGTGGAACGCCGGCGGTGACAGCCCCCACCCGACCCACTGCCAGGCCCCGCGCAACGCAGACGACCGCCCCGTCGCCCCGGGCGCAGCCCCTGACAACGCGTTCGCCGCCAACTCGCCCGGAGCATCGGCAGATCCGGGCACACCAGCCCTTCGAACGAGCCCTTTCAACGGCAGTTTCAAATCGGCGAAGGCTCACTCCACTCCCCACCGAACCATCCCCGGACTTCGCGCGTCTTCAAGTGCGCAGACGCGCGCTGACCTCGCGCGTCGATCCACAGCCGAAGGGGACCCGAAACTTCATGAAGCACAAGCTGACCGCCCTGGCCCTGGCAGCCGTCGCCGTCGCCGGCACCGCCGCTGCCGCCGTCCCCGCCTCCGCCGTCCCCGCCGCGCCGACGCGCTGCCACACCGCCGACCTGAAGGCCGGGTTCGCCACGGGGGGCGACGCCACGCCGGAAATGGGACAGACCGAGAAGCAGACGCAGGCGTTCATCTGGTTCACCAACAAGAGCAACCACGCCTGTACCCTGACCGGCTTCGCAGGCGTCGACATGGTCGGGGCCCAGAAGACCGACGGCACATGGTCCCTCGTGCGCTCCGCCAAGAAGCCCCCGAAGATGACCCTCCAGCAGGGCAGCACGGTCGACTTCAGCATCACGCTGCTCCCCGTCGCCAAGTCCACCGCGCAGAAGGAGAAGTTCGTCCCGGCGAAGTTCCTCGTCACCCCGCCCGACGAGACGACGCACTTCACCCTGGACTGGCCGTTCGGCGGCCAGATCCTCAAGCAGGACGGCGCCACCCACCCCGGCACCTACATCAACCCCGTCGGACTCTGACCAACAGCGACAAACCCGCAGCCCAGGGCAGCCTCCGCGCCCTGGGCTGCGGCTCTTCACCGGTTCGCGCTCCTGCTGGTCGAGTCGCCGATCTGCACCAAGAGCTGGACACCGCGAACACGGCCCAGGACGCTCTGGCCACGCAGGCAGAGCGGCAGGAGGCGCCACCGGCTACCGGGCACCGGACAATCGCGACGAGCCCGGGACGGAGCGTCGTGAACGCCAGCGGCCCGCATGATCCGGCGGACCGCCCGGATCTCCGGGCGGAGACGAGGACGCCGGTATCGCGGGCACATCCACCTCGTCAGCCTTCTTGCCGACGAGCGCCGCGAAGGTCTGACGGAGCGCTTCAACCGCCGAGCGCCACTCGTGCCTGATGTACTGCTCCTCGGCGTCCCGGTAGTGGTCGAGGGCAACGGCGAACTCCGCGGGCCGACTCCCAACCGGCGCGTCCAGCTCGACCAGGAGCAGACGGCAGCACAGCATCCGCTCAAGGACCGCCACCCAGTTGCTTCGGCTCACCCCATACTCGACGCAGCCGCCCCCAGCGCCCCGACCAACGACCGGGCCTGCTGCGACGACATCCTCGGACTCAGATCTGAGAGCGGTCGAGGTCGGTCCTGTCGTGGTGTGATTCGTCGCGCCCGCCGAGTGGTCCGGACGCGGGGACCGCGCCGGGCTTGCGTCGGGGAGCCGGCGTTCGGGGAGGGTCGGTCGGGTCGCGCAGGGGGCGGATGATGATGTCGTCGCTGCTGTGGTCGACCACGCTGAGGGCCTCGGCGTGATCGCGGGCCGCCTGCTGGAGCGCGTCGACCGCCGCCTTGGCCGCAGTGGCGCCGTCACCGTGGCCGGTGCGCCAGAGCGTCCGCGTGATCTGGCTGCCGGTCACGGGCAGTCCGGTCACCGTGACCTGATCGAGCCGCGCGGCGAGGTACGAGGGCAGCACCGCCGCTCCGACCTGCCCGGCCAGCATCGCCTGGACGACACTCACGTGGTCGGCAAGATGCTCGACCGACGGCGTGATCCCGTGGGCGTCGGCGAAGCGGGCGAAGGCGCGGCCTCGCGCGGAGTGGGCCGGGGCGGTGATCCAGGGGCGGCCGGAGAGTTCGGCCGCGGTCGGCGTGCCCCACGTGACCGGGACGACCACGCGGTACTCGTCCTCGCTCAGGATCTGCGCGCGCACCGCGGGCGGCAGCGGCACCGCCGTGTCCCGGTCGTCGACGACGACCAGGACGTCCAACTCGCCCAGCCGCAGCTGCTGCAGGCCTTCGGGAAGGGAGGTCTCGGTGAGCCTCGGCTCGACGTGCGGGAACCATCGTTCGAGCAGCCGCAGCGCCAGGACCGCGATCCGCGCGAGCACTGCGGACGGCGCGCCGATCACCACCGGGCCCTGTACGAGGTGGCGGTTC is a genomic window of Streptomyces sp. WP-1 containing:
- a CDS encoding NAD(P)/FAD-dependent oxidoreductase, producing MSNPTPRIAIVGAGLGGLLCAVVLRRHGIRATVFERDAGAGHRGQGGSLDLHEDTGQAALRTAGVYDAFLDLSRPEGQEMREYDHAGTLVAHEDGTGEPARPEIDRAVLRDLLLDGLGADGVRWGTPVRRVGLVAGGRARLVLGDGAVEDYDLVVGADGAWSRVRAVVSGAVPFYTGSTLVETWFTDVDRRYPVLAGMVGNGMMLATEASDPTRLLIGQRGGDGSVRVWIGLRCPLDWAERVGVDLADTEAVRVHFLAVFAGWHEDLLRVLRESEGPFVSRPVYRLPCPHTWQHTAGVTLLGDAAHLMPPAGQGANLALIDAADLATAVAGAVAEGSGLDAAVRGYERIMHPRGAAAAEESVRALEQ
- a CDS encoding MFS transporter is translated as MQDTLELALARGSRTSPPRRASAAVVVCLTLLDSPGTTVVFPALPFVTFEYVHEGSPALWVGVLEWVNAHCAFLVALPLGALSGRLGRRPMLVSGAFGAAAGCALLCVGGALWVLVAARAVQGRAAGDMPAVFARVADITPARDRTKCYGLLGAVPGRSRHGDRPRDRLRPVRDQPGRAGLHDRADRRPVLLLRRQPLRARRGRRRLGPGSVSTHPNSWPWLPCCSSLVRVP
- a CDS encoding TetR/AcrR family transcriptional regulator; the protein is MGTNDQLGGRRERKKAQTRKLIADTALRLFLERGYDNVGVREVAQEADLATATLFAHFPSKEALVFDQDDEQEQMLLAAVRERPSGVSIPEALRRWLLRMAETARTEPALVQFHALIESAPALRDYSAKMWLRHEQALADVIAAEIGLHSPDTACGLVARTALGIIPSIRSLDDAEQIIDVTFRFIEAGWAATAQPAST
- a CDS encoding DUF4232 domain-containing protein, which codes for MKHKLTALALAAVAVAGTAAAAVPASAVPAAPTRCHTADLKAGFATGGDATPEMGQTEKQTQAFIWFTNKSNHACTLTGFAGVDMVGAQKTDGTWSLVRSAKKPPKMTLQQGSTVDFSITLLPVAKSTAQKEKFVPAKFLVTPPDETTHFTLDWPFGGQILKQDGATHPGTYINPVGL
- a CDS encoding LysR family transcriptional regulator codes for the protein MDLDPRRLLVLHAIAEHGGLAPAARALGHTRSAVSQQLATLEREAGLVLVDRSGVRLELTAAGRLLAATGGRIAHELTSVAEQLGTANRHLVQGPVVIGAPSAVLARIAVLALRLLERWFPHVEPRLTETSLPEGLQQLRLGELDVLVVVDDRDTAVPLPPAVRAQILSEDEYRVVVPVTWGTPTAAELSGRPWITAPAHSARGRAFARFADAHGITPSVEHLADHVSVVQAMLAGQVGAAVLPSYLAARLDQVTVTGLPVTGSQITRTLWRTGHGDGATAAKAAVDALQQAARDHAEALSVVDHSSDDIIIRPLRDPTDPPRTPAPRRKPGAVPASGPLGGRDESHHDRTDLDRSQI